The genomic region AGGTCTGGGCGTTCGCATCAAAGGGCGGGCTGTCGTTGGTCGTGGCGTGGTTGCCGCTCATAAAGTGCAGGCTCATGCCGGCAAACCGCCAGCGAAACTCCTGGTTGAGAGCCACGCCCCAGCCGGGGCTTGCACCGGTGGCGACCTCTCCCATTAGCAGGCGCAGGCCACCTCCCGTGCTCAATGAGGCTCCCGGGGCCGCCCTGGCTTCACCGGGAGTCAGCGTGAGCATGGCGAGGGTGAGGGTGGCTGCAGCGAAAGCGGCGGGCCCTGCGGGCCCCTGGCGACGTCTCCATGCCAGAAGGATCAACGCCGTTAGCAGCGTTAGCAGGGCGGCCGGGCCACCGCCGGAGGTGGTCTGGCAGCCGGTCTGCGCCTCAGGAAAGCAGCGACCGCTTTCTCGCGAGCAGCTCTGGGTGGGCGCGCAGTCGGAGTCGCTCAGGCAGTTGGCACAGCGTCCGTACACGGGCTCACAGCGCTCGCGGCGGGCGCAGTCGTTATCGTCGATGCACTCCAGGGGCTCCGAGATCAGGAGGTAGTTCAGCTCAACCGGGCCGGCAGAGCCGTTGCTCGTAAGCTCCAGCGTAAGCTCCGGCGCCACGGTCAGCTCGGAGGGTTCGATGCGCTCGACGACGCGCTCACCGGGGCCGAGGGTGTACTCGCGGGTGGCGAGGAGCCAGCGCTCATCGACGCGCGGCGTCTCGGAGGGGAGGCCGATATCGGTAGGGGTGGTGATGGTCAGCGTGAGCGCGGCGCTCTCGTCGAGCCCGGTGGCGATCTCCACCTCCAGCGCGTTTCGGCCAACACCGCTGCGGGAGAGGCTCACCGCATCGGGGCATCCCTGCGTCGCGGGCAGGCAGAGTGTGCCCAGCGCCGCCGGATCGGAGGGCGTATCGCAACCCACAAGGCCCGGCAGCGCGAGCGCTGCCGTCATCGCGAGGATGCCGAGGTGGCCACGCCCGAGCTTCATGCCTCAAACCTGCGCCAGACCCCTCCGAGTTCGTCCAGGAGTGCGCCGGGCGTGGTGGCACGCGTGCCCACCTTTTTACGGGCGGCGTCGCCGGCCAGTCCATGCACGCAGACGGCGATGGCGGCAGCCTGCCATGGGTTGTCGGGGTGGTCGTTGAGCGAGGCGGCGATAAGACCGCTGAGCACATCACCCATGCCGCCGGTGGCCATCCCGGGGTTGCCGGTGCGGTTGAGGCCCAACGGGCTGTCGGAGGCGGCGACCACCGTCGCGGCGCTCTTATGCACGATCACCGCCGAGATGCGCGCGAGAAGTTCGCGGGTGGCGGCCACCGTATCGCTCAGGACCTCGTCGACGCTGCGGTCAAGCAGGCGCGCGAGCTCACCGGGGTGGGGGGTGAGTACGACCGGCACGCATGCCGCCAGGTCGCAGGCGGCCTGAAAAAGATCGCGATTCTGGGCCAGGAGCGTGAGCGCGTCGGCGTCGATGACGGTGGGGCGCGGCGTGGCGGTGAGGCAGTGACGCAGCGCCTGGCGTGCGGCCTGGTCGGTGCCGAGCCCCGGGCCGATCACAAGCGTATCGCTCTTGTCCAGAAGTTGGCTGAGCGCATCGGCGTGCAGCTCACCGGCGTCGCCGAAGATCGGGCGCGGCATCAACTCGGCGATGGTGCGAGCGCTGAGCGCCCCCTGCGGATCGGTGCCCGGGAAGATGAGCCCCGCGCCGCCCAGGAGCGCGCCGCGCGCGGCCATGGTCAGCGCGCCGGTGGTCGGCGCGCGACCGCCGATGAGCGCAACCTTGCCCACCGAGCCCTTATGAGCGTGGGTGGGCCGCGCCGGGATCTTCCCTTTGAGCCAGTCGGCGTCCAACGCGAACGCCTCCACGCCGACCGCGTCGCGAACCCGGGCGGGAATCCCGATATCGATCGGGCAGAGCATGCCGATAAAACCTCGGGCCGGATCGAGAAGCTGCCCGATCTTGGGAAAACCAAAGGTCGCGGTGACCTCGGCCTGGGTGCAGATGCCGAGCACCTGTCCGGTGCGCCCGTCGAGGCCGCTGGGTGTATCGAGTGCAAACACCGGAGCGGGCTGTTCGTTGAGAAACTTCACCGCCGAGGCAAAGCGCCCTTCCACGGGGCGATCGAGGCCGGTGCCCAGCAGCGCGTCGCACCACAGCTGGCAGGGAGGCAGTGAGCTCAACGCGTGGCGTACCCCGGCGGCGTCGAGCCCGTTGAGCTGGTGGCGGTCGCCGATGAGGTTCTCGGCGACCTTATGAAAACGCTGCGCTTCGGGGCCGAAACGCTCCGGGGTACCCATGAGCACGAGCACCGGGTGGTAGCCCAGATGATCGAGCATCGTGGCGAGCGCGACGCCGTCGCCGCCGTTGTTTCCCATGCCGCAGAGTACCCCGATGCGCGCGCCTGGCGAGGGGCGAAAATGCGTCAGCAGGACATCAAGCGCGCCGCGCGCGGCGCGCTCCATCAGCACTTCGGCCGGGACTCCGATCGCCTCAATGGTTCGGCGATCCATCTCACGCATCGACTCAGGGGTCACAAGGTGCATAGGTCACTTCGGCGCTAAATCAGGGCAGGGGAGAGCCCTGCCGGACAGACACGTCACTCGGCCAGGCCGCGGCCTTCAGCCAGCGCTTCGATCATCTCGGCGACCGCGCGCTCAAAGCCCACGTAGATGGCGCGGGCGACGATGCTGTGGCCGATGTTGAACTCCTCGAATTCGGGGATAGCGGCCACGGCGAGCACGTTTTTGTAGTCCAGACCGTGGCCGGCGGCGACGGTGAGACCGGCGCTGGCCGCCCGGGAGGCGGCGTCACGCAGGCGACGCCACTCGTGGTCGTGTTCAAACTCCGACGGGACGAGCGTGTTGGTAAACTCAGGGGCCGCCTCACAGAAGTCGCCGGTATGCAGCTCGACGATGTCGACGCCGAGACCAGCGCTGGCCTCGATCTGGGCGGGATCCGGATCGATGAAGAGGCTTAAGTGGGCTCCGCATCGACGCAGGCGCTCCAGGTATGGCCCCAGCGACTTCTCCTGGCCCACGACGGCCAGGCCGCCCTCGGTGGTTTGCTCCTCGCGGCGCTCCGGCACCAGCGTGATCATGTCGGGGCGCACCTCCATGGCGATCGTGTACATCTCGTCGGTGGCGGCCATCTCCAGGTTGAGACGGGTCTGCACCGTTTCGCGCAGGACGCGCAGATCGCGGTCCTGGATGTGGCGGCGATCTTCACGCAGGTGAATGGTGATCTGGTCGGCGCCTGCGAGCTCGGCGATCGCCGCAGCGCTCACCGGATCGGGGTAGCGGGTGCCGCGGGCCTGACGGATGGTGGCAACATGATCGACGTTGACGCCCAGGCGGGGGCGCATACGGGTGGGGTTCATCAAACACTCCTCAAAGCAATCATGAAAAGATCAACATACTTAAGCGCCGATGAGCTCGCGCAGCTGGGCGTGAAGCGCCTCGGCGTAGGCGCGTACTTTCAGCTGATCGGGGCCCTCGACCATAATGCGGGCCTTGGCCTCCGTACCCGAATAACGCGCCAACACGCGGCCCTCGCCGGCGAGCTCGCTCTCGACCTGGCGGACCATCTTCTGAAACGCCTCGAGCTCTTCGAGTGGGGGTTTCTCGCGAACCTTCAGGTTGAGCAGCACCTGGGGAAAGGGCTTCATGACCTGCGCAAGCCTGCTCAGCGGACACTTCTGGCGCTGCATGATCGCCAGCACCTGAAGTGCAGCGAGCATGCCGTCGCCGGTGGTGGAGTGCTCCAAAAAGATCATATGGCCGCTCTGCTCACCGCCCAGGGTGTAGCCGCCGTTGCGCATCTCTTCGACCACGTAGCGGTCGCCCACTGAGGTGCGTACAAGGTTGATGCCGCGTTTTTGAAGCGCGACCTCCAGCCCCACGTTGCTCATCACCGTGGTGACGAGGGTGTTGTCGGCAAGCTTGCCCTGCTCATGGAGGTGGATGGCGCAGAGCGCCAGGATGCCGTCGCCGTCGACGATGTCGCCGTTCTCATCGATGAGGATGAGCCGGTCGGCGTCGCCATCGAGCGTGATGCCCACATCGGCACGGGTCTCCCGCACGCGGCGCGCGGTGTTGTGCGGGTGGAGGCTGCCGCAGTCCTGGTTGATGTTGTAGCCGTCGGGATCCACGCCCAGGGTGAAGACCTCGGCGCCGAGCTCGCGCAGCACCGCCGGGGCAACCTTGTAGGCGGCGCCATTGGCGCAGTCGACAACCACGCGCAGCCCGTCGAGGGTAAGGTCGCGCGGGAAGGTGTTTTTGAGAAAGACGATGTAGCGGCCGGTGGCGTCATCGATGCGCGCGGCTTTGCCGATGCGGTCGGTGTTGGGTTGAATCTTGCCTTCGTTCAACACCAGATCTTCGATGGCCAGCTCCACCTCATCGGGGAGCTTGAAGCCGTCGGAGGCGAAGATCTTGATGCCGTTATCCTGGTAGGCGTTGTGGCTGGCGCTGATGACGATGCCGGCGTCGGCGCGCATCCCGGTGGTCAGAAAGGAGATGCCCGGGGTGGGAAGCGGGCCGACAAGTTGCACGTCGGCGCCCATCGAGGTGATGCCCGCGGCCAGGCCCGACTCAAACATGTAGCCGGAGATGCGCGTATCCTTTCCGATGACGATGCGCGTGCGGTGGCCAAAGGGGCGCTCGTCGGGGCGGCATTTAAAATGCTGCGCGATGGCCTGGCCCAGGCGCACCGCCAGGTCTGCGGTCATCGGGTACTGGTTAGCGACGCCGCGGATGCCGTCGGTTCCAAAAAGCTGTCGGGTGGTCATGGCGTGGTCCCTTCTGGGTGAGAGGCCGTCGTCAGCGCGGCGCGCTTACGCGCGCGCGCCCAGTGCATAGCATGATCGGGGAGGCCGCTAAAGCCGGGCCGGGGACTTCAAGGCAAGTGTCGGGGAAGCTCGGCACCGGATGAATCGCCGGCAAGCCAGCTCAGCGCTCGGTGGTGATAACGCGGAAGCGATCCGGGTAAACGCGGGTCATCTCCACGCCGGGCGGCAGGTTCTGAATCTCCACGGTCTTGGAGAAGGTGCCCGGCGGGCGACGATCTTCGTCGCTCAGATCGATCTCGGCGCGCACCACGTCCGGGTCGAGGGCCTCGACCAGGCCACGCGGACCGCGCACCGTCACCGAGGTTGTGGCCGGCGAGATGCTGGCCTCGAGTGAGGTGTTCACACCGGTGATGGGGACGTCTTCCAGGGTGCGGGTGATAAGTTCCGAGCCGATGCGCACCCGCACGCTGATGCGGCTGTCGTACTCCACGCGCACCAGGCCGTCTTCGACGCGCAGTTGCACGTTGCGCTCAAAAGATTCGCTGCGGTTGCCCACGTCGACAGGCTCGGTCTGCACCGAGTTGATGCGTTCCAGGCGCGAGCGCGGCCCGCGGATGGTCACGCGCCTCGGCGTCACATCGACCCCCTCGACCACATAGGAGCTCTGAGGTTCACCGGTGGTCTGCGGGATGATCGGCACCACGCGCTGGGCCTCGGGCTCAAGCTCCACATACATCGAGCTCGGCTCAATCGAGACCACCCGCAACCCCGGCGGCACGCGCACCATATTGCCGCTGATCGTGACGATGGAGTCGGTGTCGGCCGGCGTCAGGTCCAGGCGGATGGGCTCAAGATTGCTCGGATCAAAGCGGTTGATGTCCGACCAGCGCCCGCGGATGGTGACCTTGACCCGGTCGAGCGGGTCGGAGACGAGCACCTGGTTTTCGGGCACCACGATGCGTACCGGCGCAAAGCTCGCGACCACCGTCTCGCGATCCTCGCTGACCCAGATGTAAAGGGCCAGAGTGAGCACGGCGGCGATGAACTTCAGCGAGAAGTTGTGCACGAAGATGCGTTGCAGCACCGTGCGCAGCGTCAGAGAACTCATGAGGAGACCTCGTCCTTCTCGGCCTCATCGCTGGCGGGTTGGGCTGGCGTGTCGCGATCCTGGGAGCCGAACTTCAGGCGCTCCAGCAACGAGCCGGCCGGCGCGGCGGTGGTACCGGCGCGGTAGATCTTCTGCAGCAGCGAGCGCATCTCGTTGGCGTCCAGGTCCCGGTGCAGCTCGCCCTCATAGGCAATCGAGATGGTGCCGGTCTCTTCGCTGACGATCGCCACGGCCGCGTCGGTATCTTCGGTCACGCCGATGCCGGCGCGGTGACGGGTCCCCAGCGTCTTCTCGACGCGCGGGTTGATGGTCAGCGGCAAAAAGCAGCCGGCCGCCGAGACGCGCCCCTTCTGAATGATGACCGCGCCGTCGTGCAGCGGGTTCTGGTGTTCGGGCAAAAAGAGGGTGAAGAGCACATCTTTGGTCACGACCGCGTCGAGCTTGATGCCCTCCTCGGTGAAGTGACTCAAATCGGCCTCACGTTCAATGGCGATGAGCGCGCCGAGCTTGCGGCTGGAGAGCATCACGCAGGCTTTGACGACTTCCTCCAGAACCGAGGTCTCCTCATAGGAGCGGGCGCCGCCGAGCAGCGGCGCGCGGCCCACCTGCGCGAGCGCGCGGCGGATATCGTGCTGGAAGATGATGACCACGATAATGATCAGGTTGGCGATAAACATATCGATCAACCAGTGGGTCGTGGCCAGATTAAGATAATCTTCCTGCGAGATGTAAAAGAAGATCAGGATAAAGATCAGCCCGAACAACATCTGCAGCGCGCGCGTGCCCTTGATGAGCAAGAGCACCCGGTAGATGACGATAAAGACGATCGTCATGTCCAGGATGGTGAAAAAGGCTTGCCAGCCTGAGTCCACCCGGAAGATGTCGAAGAGAAGATCCATGCGCTGCCAGTAGACGTCGCCCGGCGCGACGTGAGGTAGGCTAACTCAACAGGTGAGGCGCCCCGAGACGCGAGTGGGGCTATGGTGAACCAGAGCGCCCGGGGTAGCAAAAAAATTGCGTATCGAAATCAAAGAAGCGCGCACGTCATATCCTCCATCGCGCAGAGGGCTTCGCTGACGCGGACCACATCCACAAGTTCGGCGACGTCATGCACGCGCACGATGTCGGCGCCGGCGAAGATGCCGCAGGCCACCGTCGCCGCAGTCCCCATCAACCGATCGTTGGCCGCACGCCCGGTGACCGCGCCGATGAGGCTTTTGCGGCTGGTGCCCAGCACAATCGGGCAGCCAAGCTCACGAAGTCGGCCCAGCTCGCGGATAAGCCGGAAGTTTTGAGCCACACTCTTACCAAACCCAATGCCCGGATCGAGGAGCACGCGCCGGGGGGCGATGCCCGCGTTTTGCGCCACACGCAGGCGATCTGCAAGGTGTTCGATGACCTCTGCGACGATGTCGCCCTCGCTGAGATCGTCTTGCATGGTCTGCGGGCGGTCGCGGGTGTGCATGAGCACCACCCCCACATCGTGGTTGGCGATGACCTCGATCATGGAGACGTCAAAGGTCATCGCGCTGATGTCGTTGATGATATGGGCGCCGGCGGCGATGGCCTGGCGGGCGACCTCGGCCTTGTAGGTGTCGACCGAGAGCCAGGCGTCGGTGCGCTGTGCGAGCCCCTCAACGACGGGGATCACGCGGCGCAGCTCTTCCTCCAGGCTCACAGGCTCTGCGCCGGGGCGCGTCGACTCGCCGCCGATGTCCAGGATGTCGGCGCCGGCCTGCGCAAGCTCAACGCCGTGGGCGATGGCGCGATCGGCGTCGAAAAATTCGCCGCCGTCGGAGAAGGAGTCCGGGGTGACGTTGACCACGCCCATGATGTAGGCGCGGTTGCCAAAGGGCAGAGCGCGCGTGCCGACCTCGAGGGTCGGCACGTGTGCTCTGGGCCGGGGGGCTGCCAGAAAAGCCATGGTTACTCAGCCATCATCAGGTGTTGGACGGCGCCAGGTTCGGACCCACCGGCGGGACCTGCTCTTTGATCTTGGAGGCGAAGCCGGTCTTGGGAGCCTTATCGGCCTCCTCAGCTTCTTCGGCCATCTTCTTCTGGCGTTCCTCGCGGATCCAGTCGAGTTTGCCCTCTTCGGCCAGGTAGCGGATCTCGTCGGCGTCGAGCGCCTCAAACTCCAGGAGCGCTTCGGTCATCAACTCAAGCAGCTCGCGGTTCTCTTCAAGCAGCTGGTAGGCGTGCTGGTAGGCCTCTTTGACGATGCGGCGCACCTCGGCGTCGATCTCACGGGCGAGGTCTTCGCTGTAGGGGCGCGTGGTGCTGAGGCTGGCTTCCTGCGATTCGCCATAGAAGAGCGGGCCGATCTTCTCGCTCATGCCCCACTCGCAGACCATCTGGCGGGCCAGGTTGGTGGCGACCTTGATGTCCTGACCGGCGCCGGTGGTGAACTGGTTGTAAATCAGCTCTTCGGCGGCGCGACCGCCCATCATCACCGCGATGCGCTCCAGCACGTAGTCGCGGTTGAGGTTGTAGCGATCTTTGGTGGGAAGCTGCTGGGTCACACCCAGGGCGCGACCACGCGGGATGATCGTGACCTTATGCACCGGATCGGTGTTGGCCTGTCGCAGGGCGACAATGGCGTGGCCCGACTCGTGGTAGGCGGTGACGGCCTTCTCGTCGTCGGTGAGCACGATGCTCTTGCGCTCTGCGCCCATCAGGACCTTGTCTTTGGCCTCTTCGAAGTCGATGGCCTCAACGCGATCTTTGTTGGAGCGCGCAGCGAGCAGGGCGGCTTCGTTGACCAGGTTCTCAAGATCCGCACCGGAGAAGCCCGGGGTGCCGCGGGCAATATCTTTGAGATCGACGGTCTTGCCAATCGGGGTGCGGCGGGTGTGGATCTTGAGGATCTGCTCGCGTCCACGGACGTCCGGCGGGGCGACCATCACGCGGCGGTCGAAGCGGCCCGGGCGAAGCAGCGCCGGGTCGAGGACGTCGGCGCGGTTGGTCGCGGCGATGAGGATGACGCCTTCGTTGGACTCAAAGCCGTCCATCTCGACGAGGAGCTGGTTGAGCGTCTGCTCGCGCTCATCGTGCCCGCCGCCCATGCCGGAGCCACGGTGACGACCGACGGCGTCGATCTCGTCAATGAAGATGATGCAGGGGGCGTTCTTCTTGCCCTGCTCAAAGAGGTCGCGAACACGCGAGGCGCCCACGCCCACAAACATCTCCACAAAGTCCGAGCCGGAGATCGAGAAGAAGGGAACACCCGCTTCGCCGGCCACACCGCGCGCCAGAAGGGTCTTACCGGTACCCGGCGAGCCCATCAGCAGGACGCCTTTGGGGATGCGACCGCCCAGACGGGTGAACTTCTTGGGGTTCTTGAGGAACTCGACGATCTCCTGGAGCTCCTCTTTAGCCTCATCGATGCCGGCGATGTCGTTGAAGGTGACTTTGTTCTGATTTTCGTTGAGCAGGCGCGCCCGCGACTTCCCAAACGTCATCGCGCGGCCACCGCCGCCGCCCTGGAACTGGCGCATAAAGAAGATCAGGACCATCACCAGCAGAATCAGCGGGATGGAAGTCACAAGGATCGTCTTCCAGACGCCGTCTTCGTCGGCACGATCAAAGGAGAACTCGATCTGCTGGGCAGCGAGCATGTCCTGAAGATCTTCGCCCACAGGTCCGACGGTGTTGAATTCGGTTTTACCCTCGTGGTGCTCCCGGGCGAACTCCTCGGAGAAGGTGCCCTTGACCTCGAGGTCTTTGATGGTGACCTCTTCGACCTGCCCCGTCTCCACCGCATTGCGGA from Lujinxingia vulgaris harbors:
- a CDS encoding dickkopf-related protein is translated as MKLGRGHLGILAMTAALALPGLVGCDTPSDPAALGTLCLPATQGCPDAVSLSRSGVGRNALEVEIATGLDESAALTLTITTPTDIGLPSETPRVDERWLLATREYTLGPGERVVERIEPSELTVAPELTLELTSNGSAGPVELNYLLISEPLECIDDNDCARRERCEPVYGRCANCLSDSDCAPTQSCSRESGRCFPEAQTGCQTTSGGGPAALLTLLTALILLAWRRRQGPAGPAAFAAATLTLAMLTLTPGEARAAPGASLSTGGGLRLLMGEVATGASPGWGVALNQEFRWRFAGMSLHFMSGNHATTNDSPPFDANAQTFALGGGPRGYYPIGPVEAQLGLDYMRVGLAGTGLVQNTGLDRDFHALGGVAGARWSFGDFHLIGRATYHQLVDASGGMLGVDLMVGMGF
- a CDS encoding NAD(P)H-hydrate dehydratase, encoding MHLVTPESMREMDRRTIEAIGVPAEVLMERAARGALDVLLTHFRPSPGARIGVLCGMGNNGGDGVALATMLDHLGYHPVLVLMGTPERFGPEAQRFHKVAENLIGDRHQLNGLDAAGVRHALSSLPPCQLWCDALLGTGLDRPVEGRFASAVKFLNEQPAPVFALDTPSGLDGRTGQVLGICTQAEVTATFGFPKIGQLLDPARGFIGMLCPIDIGIPARVRDAVGVEAFALDADWLKGKIPARPTHAHKGSVGKVALIGGRAPTTGALTMAARGALLGGAGLIFPGTDPQGALSARTIAELMPRPIFGDAGELHADALSQLLDKSDTLVIGPGLGTDQAARQALRHCLTATPRPTVIDADALTLLAQNRDLFQAACDLAACVPVVLTPHPGELARLLDRSVDEVLSDTVAATRELLARISAVIVHKSAATVVAASDSPLGLNRTGNPGMATGGMGDVLSGLIAASLNDHPDNPWQAAAIAVCVHGLAGDAARKKVGTRATTPGALLDELGGVWRRFEA
- a CDS encoding pyridoxine 5'-phosphate synthase yields the protein MRPRLGVNVDHVATIRQARGTRYPDPVSAAAIAELAGADQITIHLREDRRHIQDRDLRVLRETVQTRLNLEMAATDEMYTIAMEVRPDMITLVPERREEQTTEGGLAVVGQEKSLGPYLERLRRCGAHLSLFIDPDPAQIEASAGLGVDIVELHTGDFCEAAPEFTNTLVPSEFEHDHEWRRLRDAASRAASAGLTVAAGHGLDYKNVLAVAAIPEFEEFNIGHSIVARAIYVGFERAVAEMIEALAEGRGLAE
- the glmM gene encoding phosphoglucosamine mutase, which produces MTTRQLFGTDGIRGVANQYPMTADLAVRLGQAIAQHFKCRPDERPFGHRTRIVIGKDTRISGYMFESGLAAGITSMGADVQLVGPLPTPGISFLTTGMRADAGIVISASHNAYQDNGIKIFASDGFKLPDEVELAIEDLVLNEGKIQPNTDRIGKAARIDDATGRYIVFLKNTFPRDLTLDGLRVVVDCANGAAYKVAPAVLRELGAEVFTLGVDPDGYNINQDCGSLHPHNTARRVRETRADVGITLDGDADRLILIDENGDIVDGDGILALCAIHLHEQGKLADNTLVTTVMSNVGLEVALQKRGINLVRTSVGDRYVVEEMRNGGYTLGGEQSGHMIFLEHSTTGDGMLAALQVLAIMQRQKCPLSRLAQVMKPFPQVLLNLKVREKPPLEELEAFQKMVRQVESELAGEGRVLARYSGTEAKARIMVEGPDQLKVRAYAEALHAQLRELIGA
- a CDS encoding CdaR family protein — translated: MSSLTLRTVLQRIFVHNFSLKFIAAVLTLALYIWVSEDRETVVASFAPVRIVVPENQVLVSDPLDRVKVTIRGRWSDINRFDPSNLEPIRLDLTPADTDSIVTISGNMVRVPPGLRVVSIEPSSMYVELEPEAQRVVPIIPQTTGEPQSSYVVEGVDVTPRRVTIRGPRSRLERINSVQTEPVDVGNRSESFERNVQLRVEDGLVRVEYDSRISVRVRIGSELITRTLEDVPITGVNTSLEASISPATTSVTVRGPRGLVEALDPDVVRAEIDLSDEDRRPPGTFSKTVEIQNLPPGVEMTRVYPDRFRVITTER
- the cdaA gene encoding diadenylate cyclase CdaA; this encodes MDLLFDIFRVDSGWQAFFTILDMTIVFIVIYRVLLLIKGTRALQMLFGLIFILIFFYISQEDYLNLATTHWLIDMFIANLIIIVVIIFQHDIRRALAQVGRAPLLGGARSYEETSVLEEVVKACVMLSSRKLGALIAIEREADLSHFTEEGIKLDAVVTKDVLFTLFLPEHQNPLHDGAVIIQKGRVSAAGCFLPLTINPRVEKTLGTRHRAGIGVTEDTDAAVAIVSEETGTISIAYEGELHRDLDANEMRSLLQKIYRAGTTAAPAGSLLERLKFGSQDRDTPAQPASDEAEKDEVSS
- the folP gene encoding dihydropteroate synthase, yielding MPTLEVGTRALPFGNRAYIMGVVNVTPDSFSDGGEFFDADRAIAHGVELAQAGADILDIGGESTRPGAEPVSLEEELRRVIPVVEGLAQRTDAWLSVDTYKAEVARQAIAAGAHIINDISAMTFDVSMIEVIANHDVGVVLMHTRDRPQTMQDDLSEGDIVAEVIEHLADRLRVAQNAGIAPRRVLLDPGIGFGKSVAQNFRLIRELGRLRELGCPIVLGTSRKSLIGAVTGRAANDRLMGTAATVACGIFAGADIVRVHDVAELVDVVRVSEALCAMEDMTCALL
- the ftsH gene encoding ATP-dependent zinc metalloprotease FtsH — encoded protein: MLNKIPLRASLIWGILIIMVVVVFNIMTDTSIDSSEISFSQFRNAVETGQVEEVTIKDLEVKGTFSEEFAREHHEGKTEFNTVGPVGEDLQDMLAAQQIEFSFDRADEDGVWKTILVTSIPLILLVMVLIFFMRQFQGGGGGRAMTFGKSRARLLNENQNKVTFNDIAGIDEAKEELQEIVEFLKNPKKFTRLGGRIPKGVLLMGSPGTGKTLLARGVAGEAGVPFFSISGSDFVEMFVGVGASRVRDLFEQGKKNAPCIIFIDEIDAVGRHRGSGMGGGHDEREQTLNQLLVEMDGFESNEGVILIAATNRADVLDPALLRPGRFDRRVMVAPPDVRGREQILKIHTRRTPIGKTVDLKDIARGTPGFSGADLENLVNEAALLAARSNKDRVEAIDFEEAKDKVLMGAERKSIVLTDDEKAVTAYHESGHAIVALRQANTDPVHKVTIIPRGRALGVTQQLPTKDRYNLNRDYVLERIAVMMGGRAAEELIYNQFTTGAGQDIKVATNLARQMVCEWGMSEKIGPLFYGESQEASLSTTRPYSEDLAREIDAEVRRIVKEAYQHAYQLLEENRELLELMTEALLEFEALDADEIRYLAEEGKLDWIREERQKKMAEEAEEADKAPKTGFASKIKEQVPPVGPNLAPSNT